One genomic window of Sphingobacterium oryzagri includes the following:
- a CDS encoding 16S rRNA (uracil(1498)-N(3))-methyltransferase — MHLFYTPTLAAHHQQFVLTEEESKHAVRVLRLVAGDQVRLVDGVGGWYTAEIIDPHPKRTTLQILHVEQAYGQSDYHLHVAVAPTKNIDRIEWFLEKATEVGIHEITPIISEHSERKDVKLERLNKVVVSAMKQSLKAYLPRINESVTFSKFLKMQQENAAVVKCMAHCADGEKQYLNHICKPAGNYLILIGPEGDFSETEIAEALAQGFHPVSLGNSRLRTETAALSSCLEIALLNRK; from the coding sequence ATGCATTTGTTTTACACACCAACGCTCGCAGCCCATCATCAGCAATTTGTATTGACGGAGGAGGAAAGCAAGCATGCCGTGCGCGTGTTGCGTCTGGTGGCTGGCGATCAGGTTCGCTTAGTCGATGGCGTTGGTGGTTGGTATACGGCCGAAATTATCGATCCGCACCCAAAACGCACCACCTTACAGATTCTTCACGTAGAACAAGCCTACGGCCAATCGGATTATCACTTGCACGTGGCTGTGGCCCCGACTAAAAATATTGATCGCATCGAGTGGTTTTTAGAAAAGGCGACAGAAGTTGGCATCCACGAAATTACCCCAATCATTAGTGAGCATTCTGAACGCAAAGATGTGAAGCTTGAGCGCCTTAACAAGGTGGTCGTGTCGGCCATGAAACAGTCTTTAAAAGCGTACTTGCCGCGTATCAACGAGTCAGTTACCTTTAGCAAGTTTTTAAAGATGCAACAAGAAAATGCTGCTGTTGTGAAATGCATGGCGCACTGCGCTGATGGCGAAAAGCAATACCTTAACCATATCTGTAAGCCAGCTGGCAATTACCTTATATTAATCGGTCCGGAAGGTGATTTTTCGGAAACGGAAATTGCCGAAGCACTCGCGCAAGGTTTTCATCCTGTTTCGCTTGGAAACAGTCGCTTGCGTACAGAGACAGCCGCTTTAAGCAGTTGCCTGGAAATTGCCTTGTTAAATAGGAAGTAA